A region of the Sardina pilchardus chromosome 3, fSarPil1.1, whole genome shotgun sequence genome:
tacagtatgtgtgtgtgtgtgtgtgtgtgtgtgtgtgtgtgtgcgtgtgtgtgtgtgtgtgtacttatgcaGCTGCTGTACATTCTTTTCCGTGAATGAGTGCCTGAATTATGTGACTGCTTGAGTTGAACAGGAGTGTTTGAGCATGGATGTGATATGCACTTAAACCACTTAAACCTTCTAGATACAAACTCATGTCTGTATGCATAAcattacacatgtgtgtgtgtgtgtgtgtgtgtgtgcgtgtgtgtgtctctctcaccagGAGGCCAGCTGACGCTGGTCCCGTTGGAGATCTTGTCGCTGGCACTCTTGCCCGGTGCCCAGCTCTCGTGTGGCACCAGAGGGCTGGTGGGCGAGTCTGTGCCGGACATCAGGTTATAGGGGCTGTACGAGTCGTCCAGTGAAGGCTTCCCCGGGGGACCCAGACTAGGGGCAGTTATGGCACCTATGGGAGGACACACCCATATTAAACATCTGCTCTTCCATAAGGCATACGGTGTAAGCATACAGAATTAGAATGTGTCAATCAATTCATAACCCTCTTGCTTTGCAAGGGACTGCAACCTAATCTCAAAAGTACCCTGTATTTACCATTTTTATAAAGGTTTACAAGTGCGGCTGCTTAGTctctaaagtagggttcagaccaaagattcccgacgagacgagacgagctgagctgagccttgacgttctaaaaccttgcaactgcgactagaCATGTTGAACAgtttgcaactacgtgcaacatttaattcacaccactgcaactcTGTCTCGTCGCGTTGCGTAAgaaatctttggtgtgaattgggctttaagaggaggtggtggcggtggagggGGTAAGATGGGAgggagcgtgcgtgtgtgcgtgcgtaccgTGCTTGCTGAGGCTGGGGTCCGTGGGTGAGGAGCCGCCCGAGAGCGTTTCCATGGAGTTGGGGTGCGTCCACTGGGACAGCCGGGACTGGGGCTGCGGCGGATCCTTCAGGGACAGTCCTCCCATGTCCATGCAGTCTACATTCATGTTGGGGTTCAGGCCGGCTGCTGGGGGGACGCCCAAAGCACCAGCGTTACTTACTTTACACCACAAGCACTCAACACAGAACCATCATACAGGACTGCAGGGATTAATTGACAATCTGACAATCCCATTTTCTGCCTATTTGACCGTATGCTAATTAGCAGCCAATCTATCATATGAAGGTCTTCAACTCAAATGCTTCTCTTGATATTAGTTTGCTAGTTATATACCTACAAGAAACTGAGCTTGTGTGAACACTGCACATTACGTACACACGTGTATCTGACAAAGAAGTGTATGTAAATTATCACTGTcaactgcatatgtgtgtgtcagaatacaaaaaaaaaaaaatgaaccagGTACTTGCAAAAATAATAAACGAGAAACGGGAGACAGGATAAAGTTCAGGCCAAAGATGTAAAGCTCAGGCCAAGGTCATGCTTTGCTTTGAATAAAAGGAACTTCTTTGAGCTGAAGAGTCCAGAGATTCTCCTTTGTgagcactctctcctctcggccagAGTTGTTAATAAAAACGATACTAcgtgttgtggttcttgtgtcttactGTCTGGAAGATTTTCCTAACAATATCAGACAGGATTGATTATGGCGCGCTTACAGAGTGTGTAAGGGCTGTAGGAGTTGGCAGAAGACTGGGTCTCTTTGGTCTGCAGGTCGGAGAGGCCTGGAGCCTGGGGCTGGCCTGGGAAGTTATCCAGGGCTGATTTGCCGGCGCCGGGGTGCAGGCcggggtgtgtggggggctgcggtggaggaggctgctgctgctgctgcttcatgAGCAGAGCCTGGGCCAGCTGCCTCTGGTGCTGCTGAATCTGCTGCTGCATGTTGTTGATTGTACGTGCAACCTGTAGagagagcatcacacacacacacacacacacacacacacacacacacacacacacacacaccccacacaatGACAAAAATGTCGTCAGTGGGAGACCAGTGTGGTTACAGAATGACACAGAAACACTGTGGCTAGGAAATGAGACTGAAACTGGAGGAGAGAACAACATGAAGAAGAGAACAAAACaatagaaggaggagaggacagagaagagagggaaaagagctCACTTGTTGCTCTTGCTGTCTGATGGGGCCAGAAACATTGCGCTGTGCCTGCAacatctgctgctgtatctgtaAACGTTGGTATGCCtgtggatggacacacacacacacttccggtGTAATGGTTGCTTTTCAAAataattacacacaaacacacatcaactaATGATGCCGGTTATAGTCCCAATACAAAGACTCCAATACAATCCAGACAGATGGCATAGTCTTTCTGATGTCACAACGTCACTGTATAACAGCCAGGGGACTCACCAGCTGTAGCTGGTACAGTTGGTTCAACAGGGTCATATGTTGAGGGTTTATTGGTGACGTTAAAAGTGCAGGGTTGAGTCCAATGTTTTTTGCTGCGAACTGTAAGAGCTGTGCTTGAacctgggagaggagagatgagaagaggagagccaTTCACATGAGGGCTGTTTCTACaagcgtactgtatgtggtcatTTGAAAGACACATGCCAAGTACACACACCAATTCATATTCATAGATCATCATACTGAACTTGGTAATTACTCTACAACCATTTGCTGggactgactactgtatgttaaagGTCCAGCACAGGTGCTGTCCACTGGAACCGAGCTGTGGAATGTACAGTGTaggaaatgtgtttgtgttgatgagaggatgggtggggtgtgtgaCTTTTCACTTTGCTGATTAGTCTGCCTTTACGGCACGTAAGGCAACGCGAGGATTCACACGGCAACGCTAGTCACACTACACATGTTTGTATATATaggtgccggtgtgtgtgtgtgtgtgagtgtgtgtgtgtgtgtgtgtgtgagtgtgtggcactAACCTGAGGGGAGAGAAACTGAGGCACTTGAGCGCGTAGACTAGGCTGGGAGGAACTGAGAGGCGGCACTGacggctgaggaggaggaggctgctgctgctgctgctgcagggcccGCGCTGCTTGAGCCGCTCCACTACTCACAAACATTCCACTCTGCAtctgatgcgcacacacacacacacacactaatcagtATTTCTTGTATATGCATGCACAAAAATGTGTCCAGACACACAGTTTTTAAATGCATTCTACTTCCGACAAGGAATGCAGCTGCAGTGTTAAGCATTGAAGCaagttttagaatgttttagAAAACACAGAGTGTCTTAAATGTATTTctaaacacacaccccagcgTGTAATATATCTCATGTGTTGTCTATTTTGTGGACTGAACCAGTATTCGTAGTTGTGTTGTGGTCTCCTCCACTGGCAGTGTCTGTGGGTGAAGTGCAGACTCACTGGGCTCACCTGTCTGTTGTTCAAGTTTTGCATGGCGACCCCCAGGCCCTGACCGGGGATGGAGGGGCTGGCCAGCGGGAGCTTCAGGCCGGGAGAAGGCAGAAACGGTGAGGTGTGGTTGTCGTCCACCAGGCCGCCATCCTgccgaaccacacacacacacacacacacacacacacacacacacacactttagttaGGATCTCCACAGAACAATGCAAGTGTAGGTTCAACTATCTACCTGTAATACTGTATTTAGTAAGAACCATATtttccatgtatgtgtgtgtagtgaggagtGAGTGGGGCTACCTTGTCACAGAGGGGGTTGCGGTCTGAGGAGGAGTCTTTGGAGATGAGCGGAGGCCTGCAGCCCATCTGCTTGGTGACCAGGCCGTTGTTGTAGTCGGAGATCCCCATGCCTCGCTTGTCCAGTTCAGTCTTCTTCTCCAGCAGGgcgcctgagagagaggggggtgaccCAAAACACGTCTATATTAGTCACAGGCTCCTCACAGCTCACAAGCACAGTCTGAGCGtcttcacattctctctttgttctgttctctctctctctctcacacccacacacactcatccccatCATCCATTAAAAGGTGATACTCACTCATGGCCTGATCCAGGTTCATGTTGTTGCTTCTCAGAGCCTCCTCCGCAGGGTCTCTCTGTGTCACGGAACAACACACCAGTCAGTGAGGAATGACATTTCATGTCATGTAAAGCTCATTACACTGGCATCACCTCTAATCCCTCTTTAAAGTGTTAAAGTTACATGTGAATAAATGTACAATTCTTGATGctgatgattggctgaatctgAACTCACCGGGAAGCCCATATCAGTCAGCTGTTTGATGAGGCGGTTCATGATCCAGGTCTCGTCTGGCTTACTAGGAAGCTTCCCCTTTGAGAGAACAGAACAATACAATGACTGCACAGTGGGGGGTGCTATGCAGAGCAAACTGAATCCCTCATTCCCTCATTCATCTATACCAGAGAGTCAGGATATGGAGGAGTAGCTTCAGACAGTGATCATCCATGTTGGCCAACACCATTTTTAAACGTTTGTCCAACATATGCGTTCAGCCACTTTTGTACAGAAATACCAATGAGGTCACATAGTGTTGAACAAAGGCATATGACATCTCTGTGGGTTGGTAGCATCCAAGCTGGGATGATCAGCCAATTAACATGGACAAACTCATTTGTGGCCATCTATAATGTGGCAACTCCTTGgcttgtttgtgaaaatgtgtttgaaaGTAAGCACATGTTGGATGCCTATACTATTTTTGAAAGATAGTGGCAGCAATCAAATATATTCTTGGCTTAAGTagctagcatcggccattgacATGAATGTGGACAGTACTTCCTCACTGTCTCCAGGTCTacataatacctccatggattATACAGCCACGGAAATAACTACCACCACAGAATCCACACTGTATTCAGTGGAGTTCAGGTCATTAGCTCACTGATTGACCTCTGAATTATTCAAACTGTCTTCTCACGCTCTGATCTCCACTCACCTTCGGTGGTCCCCGCTTGGCGGGATTGCCCCAGGAGTTGCAGGAGGAGCTCTCCTGGGAGGTGGTGCTGTTCCACATGTCCCCGTCCTCAGACTCCCACTGGCTCCCAGACATGcccatctcctcccctccacctccccagccATCTTGCATAGATTTGGGGGCTGAAGTGGGGGCAAGGCGGGAgatgtgacagagagacggatatggagagatggaagagatggAAAGCTAGTGTCATGTCACTGGCACAGTAATGTGTAGTGTGGGCATCCCCAACACCAGATGGCAGTCTAGTGCcacattattttctttttacacAGTTTTTAAAATTGCATTGCATTGGGATATCAAGGTCACAGAGCACATGGAATGATCAAAAAATCTTTAAACACAGGTAAGCACTTAGGGAAGACCACAGAAGctttcagttaaaaaaaaatatatatacatgtagcGGTCATACAAGGTTATCATAACAGAGAAGATGCATTAAGACGTATTGTATTATGTCAGCAACATCATCCATCTGTGCTGTATTACATCTGGTCTGTGATATACATGGAATCAAATGGCCGTTTTCTTCATGAAGCATGACTCTTACCTGGTTTGCAGGGTGCTTGTCCAGGGGGTGGGTTGCCCCGGTTGTAGACATCGGGGCCACCGTCCCCCCAGCCTCCTATGCTCGTAGTGGGCTTGCCCCAGGCTGCGGTGCCATTGTCCATGGAGACCGCAGGGGGCGGTGGCTCCCCCCAGGAAGGCTCTGGTTTCGAGTGGACGTTGGACGTCTCCCCCCAACCTGTAGGAAGAGACAGTGTCCACATCAGCAGCTGACCGACACAAATAACAGAAGCAATGAAGTACACTTGCCTCTTTAGATTGGCCTAACTGATCAGTCACATTAACAGTCATGGGTGTTTCTGcatattatactgtacataggatTGCTTACTGTGTACACACCTCACACCCTCAAAACACAACCTCACTGTTCAGTTCTTAATTCAAAGATTCACTTAGTCATTTTCCAACCACTCCTCTGCTCCATCATATCATAGCTGAGGAAAACTCTGAGTGTGTGGTTGAGGACGCCTGTTTAAGTCATGGCTGATTTTGCATGCCCGGCCAGCTGGCCTGCTGGTGTAAGAGGGGTGACGAGGGTGGACCGTGGCCAGGGCTGAGGTAAGTCGAGGCGAAGGGAGGTGAAGACGGGGCAGAGGCCGTCTGAGGCTCCCGCTGCGTCCCAGCCTGGAGCTGCGCACAGATGGCTGAGTGCCTCCTAATTACACACCTCCCacctcaaccccccctccccgccatACAACCACCAACCAAACACTTCCGCCTGATGCTCAGAGACTTCAAATCCACCAATATTTCCACAGCACTCGGTGAAACAGTTCTCTCAGGCACTGCTCAGCCCCATTTCCACTGTATTCCACTGTGAAAATGTGGTCTATGTCTAGGCTACAGGTTAAAGGTGCTATGTGGCATTTTAGCTATCCATCCAAAGCTGACTGAAACGGCCGTTCTGATGTAATGCCAAAAATGCTTAGTCTCCATGTTGTCTTGCTATCCACTAAAGTTAATGTGCAAATCAGCTAGTACCGGAAGGAAAATAAAATCTGATCACACAGTGAACAGACCAACAACAAAGAATGAATACTAATGGTTACACCAGACATGAAGCCTCCCTCTCTGATAAGGCCAACAGTTTAAAGAGACCCTGAAGCATTGGGATTAAGATTTGAATAAAACGTGACTAATGAAGGCAACGGCCATGCTGAATTCCCACCTGTCTTGGCCTGTCTGATTGCAGTAATTtagtcacagacacactgcaAAAATCCTAAAATATAGTTGTTAATATTTCACTAAAATATTAGGCCTAATCAACCTGAAGGCAAGACTGGCACAAATGTTGAATGAGGCACTTTGCACTTGGAAATCAGTCATCATTACAGTTATTTTACGCGGTTCTTTCACttaatgtgtaatttccccCTACATGATTATGTGAGGTTGACACTTGACAACACCATAACCTATATAAGAATTCCAGGGAAGCAAAACGGTTTAAATCAACCATAGTGAGTTAGTAGAGCTCCTTTACCTTGATTCATGAGAGGTGCTCTGGCATGTGGCGGTCCAGGTTGATGagggccaccaccaccatcgggTGAGctgccgttgttgttgttgcctggaccatggctgtgattatggttatggctcAGGTTAGGCATGGGAGGTGGACCGTGGTGAGGGTGGTGCAGGAGGTGGGAAGGTGGGTTGTTGCCAGGGggtgggttgttgttgttgttactgccGCTGTTGCCGCCACTGTGGCCCCCTGAGGGGCCGCTCTTGCCCTGACCCCCGGGGTTGTTCTTGTCCCAGAGGTTGACCGTCTTGTTGTAGGAAGTTGGGTCTCCCCAAGCCGAAGTACCGTCGTCGATCTCCATCTTGCGGCGgatggagggtggggagggttCCTCCCAGCCCGTGGGCTCTCCAGAGCGTCCCTGCTTCAGGCTTCCCCCGtccctgctgctgccgccgccactaccactaccacctcctcctccaccaccaccaccaccaccacctcctccaccaccaccaccacttcctccgccacctcctcctcctcctcctcctccacctccaccccaaccAGAGCTAGGCTGTTTCACAGAGTTGGGGCCACTCCATGAGCCCatgcgtcctcctcctcctcctcctcctcctcctccactggtgTTGCCATTGCTGCCTTCCTGAGGCTTATTGCCCCAGCCTTGGGAAGGGCCGCTAGGCCTCTGTTGTtcaccccatcctcctcctccacttcctcctcctcctcctcctcctcctcctccaatcaTGCCTGATCCTCCACCTGTAGCTGGGGCAGGCTTTCCCCAGTTGTGGCCACTGTCCTTCCAgcctcctccttccccctcccaGGTGGAGTTGGTTGGGCTTCTCTTCTTGCCATCCCCTGGGTCTCCCCAATCTCCCCCGgatcctccatctcctcctttaCCCCAGTTGTGGGACACTTTGGGCCCGTCGCCCCAGCCCTGGGGTTTGGCTTTGTTGTTGTTAGGGTTGTCCCAGCTGGGAGACTTGTCATCCGAGCCCCAGGACTGTCCATTCTTGGACATACCGGGCCCAGGGCCCCCTGCTTGTGGAGGTGGGTTGTTCCAGCCTCCGTTCGGCCCGTTGCTGGGTTTCTTGTTGCTGGGAGGCTCTCCCCATCCAGAACCCCCAGTCTGGTTGGGGGTTGGCATCACAGTTCCCCAACCAGAGTTAGCTGCAATGCTGGAGCAGGAGTCCCGACCCTTTCCAGCTGGCTCCGGCATGGATTGGGGTCCAGGATTGGCGTTTGGTTGGGGCCCAGTAGAAGGAATGCTGGATGAGGATGAGCCCCAGACTTCAGTGCCGGAATCATCCTTGTTCCCGGCGCGAGCTGCCTCTTCAGTCTCCCAGGCTGTGTGCTGCCGGACCGGGGTCTGACCCCAGCCTGTGTTGCAGAGCACCCTTGGGTCCAGGTCTTGTGCAGGCACCACGGGGACAGGTTCTTTCCTGGTTGAACCATCCCTGTTAGACTGCTGCGTCTCCTGGCTGTCAACACTGCCCTCGCTGGCCGGCGTAGTCCCCCCTTGGCCCCAACCAGCAAGCTGCTCCTGTGAGGGAGAACTGACTGTGTCCCAGCCTTTGGCCTCGCCTCCGGAGGGCTTGCCCCAGTCTCCACCTGAGGGCTGCCCCCATCCGCCcgtgccaccaccaccaccactggctGCCGAACTTCCGCCATGACCCCAGCCAGTCGCTGACTCCCACCCGGAATCCTTGGAGGAGGCTGACTTGGAGTCACCATTGTTCCAAACAGAGCCGTCCTCTCCATTCACCTGGGAGGCTCCACTAGACATGGCTTGGCCACCGGCGGTACCCCACCCGGGCAGGCCTTGGACGGGGTTGGGcatctcctgctgctgctgcctagAGTGATTTGGTCCGTCAGTGTTAAGGTTCTGAGGTTCTGAGGAGCTGAAAGACACATTCGTGGACGGGGAGTGGTGGCGGTGTGAGTCCTGGGCCTCGGCGGGCATCATGCCGCCCCAGGCGCTGCCTGATCCAGAGGCAGGGTTCCCGTTGGTGCCCTGATTGGGGGTCATGCATGCAGAGGGACTGCAGAGGTTATTGCCGCCGGGAGGCTGGTTAGtccctcctactcctcctcctcctcccgagCTGCCGCCCCCGGGGCCAGGCCCCTCGTGGCCCAAGACGGGCCAGGCCGAGGGGTTGGCACTGGGGTTCAGGTTCAAGTTAAAGCTAGAGGAGCCCCAGCAGGGCTGGGACCTCCCTCCCATCGGCAAGCCGCCAGCACCGTCGCCCTTTCCGTCGGGGAAGGGGCCCTGGGTGGGGTTGGAGCCCCAGCCCCTGTTGGCACCACCACCCTGGCCAGGGAGCTGTGCTCCGCCGGAGTGGCCGGTGCCGGCTTTGCCGTTGGGGTGACTGGCTGAGAAGTGGCCCGTGTGGCTGGGCCCGGAGGCCATGCTTGTGCTGCCGCTGCtgatgccgccgccgccgctgctctcGGGGATGCAGTCAGAAGTGGCGGAGCATCCTGCAGAGGTGTGGCTCTCACGACGGGGAATGGAGGGCCACCCGTCGGTGTCGCTCTTGTCGATGATCAGTTGATCCCagctgcttcctcctcctcctcctccaccgctgctgctgctgggattGAGGGTACTGGTGTTGCTCGTAGTGGCACTGCGATTGGTGTGTAGGTGTCCCCAATGGGGATTTTCATACTGGGCTCCTTGAGCAGTCTGCGGAGGGAGCTCTGTAGaagagaaaacagaacaaagaTCGAGCTTAGTGAGGAGTTATAAGAGTGTTTCTCTCATCATTCAAATGATGTACATATGGTCAGTGCACGACAGATTTGCCAAGAAGACCTGTGCATCTCAGGTCCGCATGTTCTATTTTGAATGTCATTTGGGAAAAATTACAAATCCCATCTTCCAACTTATATCTCTGAGTCATCTTGAGTGTTTCCAACTAGCTTGAGACTGCACTCCTACATCTACCCTCAACAGTCATGCAAATTCAGTTCAACTTTCCTTCATATTCATTCAGCCTTTGGACATTGTGATCACAAACACCCTCTCAAGAAGAACGTAGACATCTGTCATTGTTCAGATTTGTAAACATTTACCTACAAGTTAAAGGTAATGATGGAATGATGTACATACAACAAACCCTCTAAACAAAactcggaggaggaggtgtgacTGCAACTAACAATTCCCATTCACTTTCACTGTCTTGGTAAGGGCATTCTCTGCCTTCGGTTTAGTGATGGGCACACTGGGACTTGGGCATCAAAGCCGCACAGTCGGCCCCTCACTTCAAACCCCTCAGATGACGCTTCACAAGAGCAGTATCTCATAATTCAGTGTTGCTGTCAAACGAGACTGCAGCCTCTAACCACAAAACAAACGCACAGCACAACATCATCAGCCTACTACATGGGGATGCCAAAAAAAGaatggaagaaaggaagaatgtTGGAGGAGACCACAAAGTTTGCCACATATGGAGACTTAAGCAGCAAAGTGCTGGATTAATGACTTGGCAGGCGCCCTCCTGCTAGCCTGGCACAAGTTCGgttctgtttgttgttgtctgaAGTGTGCCTGTGCCAAATGTacatggttgtgtgtgcgtcttgAACTGTAATTGTAAAAGCTGCAGAATACAAGCCCTTGAGGTGCCCCCACAGCTTTGCTCCACTGCAAAGACATTGAACAGAAAacaagagggggaggagattGTGAACAAGACGAATGgaaacaaagagagggagagaaagacaga
Encoded here:
- the tnrc6c1 gene encoding trinucleotide repeat-containing gene 6C protein yields the protein MDIWEFPYSSCIGHCNQEQKQGTQTENHLMEEKKKKKQEEKKKKDAAQKKAAEQKTKVPESAKPGPAPLPPTSPPGPPSSGSSGNGKRAPSSSSSSSSSSSSCTSSAPQQQQTQQQQQTAGPRYPPREVPPRFRQHEHKQLLKRGQPLPPGTLPLSPAPGPPPAQQQQQQSSSSSSASGPTPTPAASSKAPASELPPQTAQGAQYENPHWGHLHTNRSATTSNTSTLNPSSSSGGGGGGGSSWDQLIIDKSDTDGWPSIPRRESHTSAGCSATSDCIPESSGGGGISSGSTSMASGPSHTGHFSASHPNGKAGTGHSGGAQLPGQGGGANRGWGSNPTQGPFPDGKGDGAGGLPMGGRSQPCWGSSSFNLNLNPSANPSAWPVLGHEGPGPGGGSSGGGGGVGGTNQPPGGNNLCSPSACMTPNQGTNGNPASGSGSAWGGMMPAEAQDSHRHHSPSTNVSFSSSEPQNLNTDGPNHSRQQQQEMPNPVQGLPGWGTAGGQAMSSGASQVNGEDGSVWNNGDSKSASSKDSGWESATGWGHGGSSAASGGGGGTGGWGQPSGGDWGKPSGGEAKGWDTVSSPSQEQLAGWGQGGTTPASEGSVDSQETQQSNRDGSTRKEPVPVVPAQDLDPRVLCNTGWGQTPVRQHTAWETEEAARAGNKDDSGTEVWGSSSSSIPSTGPQPNANPGPQSMPEPAGKGRDSCSSIAANSGWGTVMPTPNQTGGSGWGEPPSNKKPSNGPNGGWNNPPPQAGGPGPGMSKNGQSWGSDDKSPSWDNPNNNKAKPQGWGDGPKVSHNWGKGGDGGSGGDWGDPGDGKKRSPTNSTWEGEGGGWKDSGHNWGKPAPATGGGWGEQQRPSGPSQGWGNKPQEGSNGNTSGGGGGGGGGGRMGSWSGPNSVKQPSSGWGGGGGGGGGGGGGGKPTGWEEPSPPSIRRKMEIDDGTSAWGDPTSYNKTVNLWDKNNPGGQGKSGPSGGHSGGNSGSNNNNNPPPGNNPPSHLLHHPHHGPPPMPNLSHNHNHSHGPGNNNNGSSPDGGGGPHQPGPPHARAPLMNQGWGETSNVHSKPEPSWGEPPPPAVSMDNGTAAWGKPTTSIGGWGDGGPDVYNRGNPPPGQAPCKPAPKSMQDGWGGGGEEMGMSGSQWESEDGDMWNSTTSQESSSCNSWGNPAKRGPPKGKLPSKPDETWIMNRLIKQLTDMGFPRDPAEEALRSNNMNLDQAMSALLEKKTELDKRGMGISDYNNGLVTKQMGCRPPLISKDSSSDRNPLCDKDGGLVDDNHTSPFLPSPGLKLPLASPSIPGQGLGVAMQNLNNRQMQSGMFVSSGAAQAARALQQQQQQPPPPQPSVPPLSSSQPSLRAQVPQFLSPQVQAQLLQFAAKNIGLNPALLTSPINPQHMTLLNQLYQLQLAYQRLQIQQQMLQAQRNVSGPIRQQEQQVARTINNMQQQIQQHQRQLAQALLMKQQQQQPPPPQPPTHPGLHPGAGKSALDNFPGQPQAPGLSDLQTKETQSSANSYSPYTLSGLNPNMNVDCMDMGGLSLKDPPQPQSRLSQWTHPNSMETLSGGSSPTDPSLSKHGAITAPSLGPPGKPSLDDSYSPYNLMSGTDSPTSPLVPHESWAPGKSASDKISNGTSVSWPPEFCPGVPWKGLQNIDPENDPNMTPGSVPSGPTINTNIQDVNRYLLRDRSGGKLSDMKSTWSPGPISHTQPSLSHELWKVPQQGPRSAGMALTRPPPGLTNPSKPAQSSTWGANSLGLAPAPGWSSSYSSGTTWSTDSSSRTSSWMVLRNLTPQIDGSTLRTLCMQHGPLITFHLNLTQGHAVVRYSSKEEAAKAQKSLHMCVLGNTTILAEFASEEEVNRFFAQGQALTPTTSWQANQPSANQTRMGVAGSSHNPMAHWSSGGGGGLGANIGGGGGAPGKAGGELLWGAVPQYSSLWGPPGGEDGRVVGSPTPINTLLPGDLLSGESM